The following coding sequences are from one Luteimonas sp. S4-F44 window:
- the rpsQ gene encoding 30S ribosomal protein S17, which produces MNTEKKQRTVQGRVVSNKMDKTVTVLVERQVKHALYGKYIKRSTKLHAHDAENACQEGDLVKVVEIAPMSKTKNWRVTEIVARAAE; this is translated from the coding sequence ATGAATACCGAGAAGAAGCAGCGCACGGTCCAGGGCCGCGTGGTCAGCAACAAGATGGACAAAACCGTCACGGTGCTGGTCGAGCGTCAGGTCAAGCACGCCCTGTACGGCAAGTACATCAAGCGTTCGACCAAGCTCCACGCCCACGACGCCGAGAACGCCTGCCAGGAAGGCGATCTGGTGAAGGTCGTCGAGATCGCGCCGATGTCCAAGACCAAGAACTGGCGCGTGACGGAAATCGTCGCGCGCGCGGCCGAATAA
- the rplD gene encoding 50S ribosomal protein L4, which produces MELAINNSSNKLSVSDAVFGRDFSEDLVHQVVVAYRNAGRAGTKAQKTRSEVSGTTKKSKKQKGGGARHGALTAPIFVGGGVTFAAKPRSFEQKVNRKMYRAAMSAILSELNRQGRLTIVETFDLTETKTSGMVAKLKEFDLGKRPLIVTEDASEHLYLSARNLPYVEIRDVQGLDPVALVGADSVLITTDAVKKIEEWLA; this is translated from the coding sequence ATGGAACTCGCAATCAACAACAGCAGCAACAAGCTGTCGGTCTCCGACGCCGTGTTCGGCCGCGATTTCAGCGAGGATCTGGTCCACCAGGTCGTCGTCGCCTATCGCAACGCCGGTCGCGCCGGGACCAAGGCCCAGAAGACCCGTTCGGAAGTCAGCGGCACGACCAAGAAGTCGAAGAAGCAGAAGGGTGGCGGTGCACGTCACGGCGCCCTGACCGCTCCGATCTTCGTCGGCGGTGGCGTGACCTTCGCGGCCAAGCCGCGCAGCTTCGAGCAGAAGGTCAATCGCAAGATGTACCGCGCGGCGATGTCGGCGATCCTGTCCGAGCTCAACCGCCAGGGCCGTCTGACGATCGTCGAGACGTTCGACCTGACCGAGACCAAGACCAGCGGCATGGTCGCCAAGCTCAAAGAATTCGACCTGGGCAAGCGTCCGCTGATCGTGACCGAAGACGCGTCCGAGCACCTGTACCTGTCGGCACGCAACCTGCCGTACGTCGAGATCCGCGACGTGCAGGGCCTGGATCCGGTCGCGCTGGTCGGCGCCGATTCCGTGCTGATCACCACCGATGCGGTGAAGAAGATCGAGGAGTGGCTGGCATGA
- the rplW gene encoding 50S ribosomal protein L23, translating into MNDAKLYEVIRAPRVSEKTARLQELSNQYAFEVSTVATKADIKAAIEKLFDVKVEAVNVVNVKGKNKSFRQRQGSRGDWRKAYVKLADGQSIDVMNAKV; encoded by the coding sequence ATGAACGACGCCAAGCTCTATGAAGTGATCCGTGCGCCGCGCGTGTCCGAAAAGACCGCGCGCCTGCAGGAACTGTCCAACCAGTACGCGTTCGAAGTGTCGACGGTCGCCACCAAGGCCGACATCAAGGCCGCGATCGAGAAGCTGTTCGACGTCAAGGTCGAGGCGGTCAACGTCGTCAACGTGAAGGGCAAGAACAAGTCCTTCCGTCAGCGTCAGGGCAGCCGCGGCGACTGGCGCAAGGCCTACGTGAAGCTGGCCGACGGCCAGTCGATCGACGTCATGAACGCGAAGGTCTGA
- the rplB gene encoding 50S ribosomal protein L2 produces MPLMKFKPTSAGRRSAVRVVHPELHKGAPHAALVEKKSKSGGRNHHGRITTRHIGGGHKQHYRIVDFKRDKEGIPARVERIEYDPNRTAHIALLVYVDGERRYIIAPKGLKAGDQVIAGSDAPIKTGNTLPLRNIPVGSTIHCIEMKPGKGAQIARAAGAAVQLIAREGVYATLRLRSGEVRRVPSECRATIGEVSNDEHSLEKLGKAGAKRWRGVKPTVRGAAMNPVDHPHGGGEARAGQGNPHPVTPWGVPTKGYKTRHNKRTQQFIVRDRRS; encoded by the coding sequence ATGCCATTGATGAAATTCAAGCCCACGTCCGCCGGTCGCCGCTCCGCGGTCCGCGTCGTGCACCCCGAGCTGCACAAGGGTGCGCCGCATGCCGCGCTGGTCGAGAAGAAGAGCAAGTCGGGTGGTCGCAACCACCACGGCCGGATCACCACGCGCCACATCGGCGGCGGTCACAAGCAGCACTACCGCATCGTCGACTTCAAGCGCGACAAGGAAGGCATTCCGGCGCGCGTGGAGCGTATCGAGTACGACCCCAACCGCACCGCGCACATCGCGCTGCTGGTGTACGTCGACGGTGAGCGCCGCTACATCATCGCCCCCAAGGGCCTGAAGGCCGGTGACCAGGTGATCGCGGGTTCCGACGCGCCGATCAAGACCGGCAACACGTTGCCGCTGCGCAACATCCCGGTCGGTTCGACGATCCACTGCATCGAGATGAAGCCGGGCAAGGGCGCGCAGATCGCGCGTGCCGCCGGCGCCGCCGTCCAGCTGATCGCGCGCGAAGGCGTCTACGCGACCCTGCGCCTGCGTTCGGGCGAAGTGCGCCGCGTGCCGTCGGAGTGCCGCGCCACGATCGGCGAGGTCAGCAACGACGAGCACAGCCTCGAGAAGCTCGGCAAGGCTGGCGCCAAGCGCTGGCGCGGCGTCAAGCCCACCGTCCGCGGTGCGGCGATGAACCCGGTCGACCATCCGCACGGCGGTGGTGAGGCCCGCGCCGGACAAGGCAACCCGCACCCGGTCACCCCGTGGGGCGTGCCGACCAAGGGTTACAAGACCCGCCATAACAAGCGGACGCAGCAGTTCATCGTGCGCGACCGTAGGAGCTGA
- the rplX gene encoding 50S ribosomal protein L24, whose protein sequence is MANRIKKGDHVIVIAGKDKGKRGDVVRVVGDKVVVSNVNLVKRHTKPNPQAGQAGGVIEREAPIHASNVMPFNPATGKGERIGTKKLEDGRTLRVFRSSGEALDA, encoded by the coding sequence ATGGCCAATCGAATCAAGAAGGGCGACCACGTCATCGTGATCGCCGGCAAGGACAAGGGCAAGCGCGGTGATGTGGTGCGCGTGGTCGGCGACAAGGTCGTCGTCTCCAACGTCAACCTCGTCAAGCGCCACACCAAGCCCAATCCGCAAGCCGGCCAGGCCGGTGGCGTGATCGAGCGCGAAGCTCCGATCCACGCTTCGAACGTGATGCCGTTCAACCCTGCCACCGGCAAGGGCGAGCGCATCGGAACCAAGAAGCTCGAGGATGGACGCACGCTGCGCGTGTTCCGCTCGAGCGGTGAGGCGCTCGACGCCTGA
- the rplP gene encoding 50S ribosomal protein L16, whose amino-acid sequence MLQPKRTKYRKMHKGRNEGLSWSGNAVSFGEYGLRATATGQLTARQIEAGRRTISRHVKRGGKMWIRVFPDKPITKKPIEVRMGSGKGGVEYWVAQIQPGRMIYEIEGVEETVAREAFRLAAAKLSVTTQFVTRTVR is encoded by the coding sequence ATGCTGCAACCCAAGCGAACCAAGTACCGCAAGATGCACAAGGGCCGTAACGAAGGCCTGTCGTGGAGCGGCAATGCCGTCAGCTTCGGCGAGTACGGCCTGCGGGCGACCGCGACCGGCCAGCTGACCGCGCGTCAGATCGAAGCCGGCCGCCGGACCATCAGCCGTCACGTCAAGCGCGGCGGCAAGATGTGGATCCGCGTGTTCCCGGACAAGCCGATCACCAAGAAGCCGATCGAAGTCCGAATGGGCTCGGGCAAGGGCGGCGTGGAGTACTGGGTCGCCCAGATCCAGCCCGGCCGCATGATCTACGAGATCGAGGGCGTCGAGGAGACGGTGGCACGCGAAGCGTTCCGCCTGGCTGCCGCCAAGCTTTCGGTCACCACCCAATTCGTGACCCGGACGGTGCGCTGA
- the rpsG gene encoding 30S ribosomal protein S7, whose protein sequence is MSRKGNTPQRSVLPDPKHGSETIARFINMVMKSGKKSVAEKIVYGAMDVIGEKNPEALELVEKALGNVSPAVEVKSRRVGGATYQVPVEVRASRRMALAMRWLIESARKRGENSMPRKLAAELIDASENRGGAIKKREETHRMADANKAFAHYRW, encoded by the coding sequence ATGTCGCGTAAAGGAAACACCCCGCAGCGCTCGGTGCTGCCCGACCCGAAGCATGGCAGCGAGACGATCGCCCGCTTCATCAACATGGTCATGAAGAGCGGCAAGAAGTCGGTCGCCGAGAAGATCGTCTACGGTGCGATGGACGTCATCGGCGAGAAGAACCCCGAAGCGCTCGAGCTTGTCGAGAAGGCGCTGGGCAACGTCTCGCCGGCCGTCGAGGTCAAGTCCCGCCGCGTCGGTGGCGCGACCTACCAGGTGCCGGTCGAAGTGCGCGCCTCGCGCCGCATGGCGCTGGCGATGCGCTGGCTGATCGAGTCGGCGCGCAAGCGCGGCGAGAACAGCATGCCGCGCAAGCTCGCCGCCGAGCTGATCGACGCCTCCGAGAACCGGGGCGGTGCGATCAAGAAGCGTGAAGAGACCCACCGCATGGCCGACGCCAACAAGGCGTTCGCGCACTACCGCTGGTAA
- the tuf gene encoding elongation factor Tu, with translation MAKGKFERTKPHVNVGTIGHVDHGKTTLTAALTKIGAERFGGEFKAYDAIDAAPEEKARGITISTAHVEYESPTRHYAHVDCPGHADYVKNMITGAAQMDGAILVCSAADGPMPQTREHILLSRQVGVPYIVVFLNKADMVDDAELLELVEMEVRELLSKYEFPGDDTPIISGSARLALEGDQSEIGVPAILKLVDALDTWIPEPERDIDKAFLMPVEDVFSISGRGTVVTGRIERGIIKVGDEIEIVGIRPVQKTTVTGVEMFRKLLDQGQAGDNAGLLLRGTKRDDVERGQVLAKPGSIKPHTDFEAEVYVLSKDEGGRHTPFFKGYRPQFYFRTTDITGAVELPEGTEMVMPGDNVKMVVTLINPVAMDEGLRFAIREGGRTVGAGVVAKILK, from the coding sequence ATGGCAAAGGGTAAGTTCGAGCGCACCAAGCCGCACGTCAATGTCGGCACGATCGGTCACGTCGACCACGGCAAGACGACGCTGACGGCGGCGCTGACGAAGATCGGCGCTGAGCGTTTCGGCGGCGAGTTCAAGGCCTACGACGCGATCGACGCGGCGCCGGAAGAGAAGGCGCGCGGCATCACGATCTCGACCGCGCACGTGGAATACGAGAGCCCGACGCGCCACTACGCGCACGTCGATTGCCCGGGCCACGCGGACTACGTCAAGAACATGATCACCGGTGCGGCGCAGATGGACGGCGCGATCCTGGTGTGCTCGGCCGCTGACGGCCCGATGCCGCAGACGCGCGAGCACATCCTGCTGTCGCGTCAGGTCGGCGTGCCGTACATCGTCGTGTTCCTGAACAAGGCCGACATGGTGGACGACGCCGAGTTGCTCGAGCTGGTCGAGATGGAAGTGCGCGAGCTGCTGAGCAAGTACGAGTTCCCGGGCGACGACACCCCGATCATCTCGGGTTCGGCGCGCCTGGCGCTGGAAGGCGACCAGAGCGAGATCGGCGTGCCTGCGATCCTGAAGCTGGTCGACGCGCTGGACACCTGGATTCCGGAGCCGGAGCGCGACATCGACAAGGCATTCCTGATGCCGGTCGAGGACGTGTTCTCGATCTCGGGTCGCGGCACGGTGGTCACGGGCCGTATCGAGCGCGGCATCATCAAGGTCGGCGACGAAATCGAAATCGTCGGTATCCGTCCGGTGCAGAAGACGACCGTCACGGGCGTCGAGATGTTCCGCAAGCTGCTCGACCAGGGCCAGGCGGGCGACAACGCCGGTCTGCTGCTGCGCGGCACCAAGCGTGACGACGTCGAGCGTGGCCAGGTGCTGGCCAAGCCGGGTTCGATCAAGCCGCACACCGACTTCGAGGCCGAGGTCTACGTGCTGTCGAAGGACGAGGGTGGCCGTCACACGCCGTTCTTCAAGGGCTACCGTCCGCAGTTCTACTTCCGCACCACCGACATCACCGGTGCGGTGGAGCTGCCGGAAGGCACCGAGATGGTGATGCCGGGCGACAACGTGAAGATGGTGGTCACGCTGATCAACCCGGTGGCGATGGACGAAGGTCTGCGCTTCGCGATCCGCGAAGGCGGCCGGACCGTCGGCGCCGGCGTGGTGGCCAAGATCCTGAAGTAA
- the rplC gene encoding 50S ribosomal protein L3, translated as MTAKIHSLGIVGRKAGMSRVFTEDGKSVPVTLIEATPNRITQVKTPETDGYSAVQVTAGSKRAVLVNKPETGHLAKAKVEAGRGLWELRVADDKIADFSVGGEIRADIFEVGQLVDVQGVTKGKGFQGTIKRWNFKMGDATHGNSLSHRQPGSLGQRQTPGRVFPGKKMSGHMGADVQTTQRLQIVKVDAERGLIAVKGAVPGAPGGDVIVRPSSKA; from the coding sequence ATGACCGCGAAGATTCATTCGTTGGGCATCGTCGGCCGCAAGGCCGGCATGAGCCGGGTGTTCACCGAAGACGGCAAGTCCGTGCCGGTGACGCTGATCGAAGCCACCCCCAACCGTATCACCCAGGTGAAGACCCCCGAGACCGACGGCTACAGCGCCGTGCAGGTCACCGCCGGCAGCAAGCGTGCCGTGCTGGTCAACAAGCCCGAAACCGGTCACCTCGCCAAGGCGAAGGTCGAAGCCGGTCGCGGCCTGTGGGAACTGCGCGTGGCCGACGACAAGATCGCCGACTTCAGCGTCGGCGGTGAGATCCGCGCCGATATCTTCGAAGTGGGCCAGCTCGTCGACGTCCAGGGCGTCACCAAGGGCAAGGGCTTCCAGGGCACGATCAAGCGCTGGAACTTCAAGATGGGCGACGCCACGCACGGTAACTCGCTGTCGCACCGCCAGCCCGGTTCGCTGGGTCAGCGCCAGACGCCTGGCCGCGTGTTCCCGGGCAAGAAGATGTCCGGCCACATGGGTGCCGACGTCCAGACGACGCAGCGCCTGCAGATCGTCAAGGTCGACGCCGAGCGCGGCCTGATCGCGGTCAAGGGCGCCGTGCCGGGCGCGCCGGGCGGCGACGTGATCGTGCGTCCGTCGAGCAAGGCATAA
- the rpsJ gene encoding 30S ribosomal protein S10, whose product MTDQKIRIRLKAFDHRLIDRSASEIVETAKRTGAQVRGPIPLPTKIERYTILTSPHVDKDARDQYETRTHKRVLDIVDPNDKTVDALMKLELAAGVDVQIKLT is encoded by the coding sequence ATGACGGACCAAAAGATCCGGATCCGCCTCAAGGCGTTCGATCATCGCCTGATCGACCGTTCGGCCAGCGAGATCGTCGAAACCGCGAAGCGGACGGGCGCCCAAGTGCGCGGCCCCATCCCGCTGCCGACCAAGATCGAGCGTTACACCATCCTGACGTCGCCGCACGTCGACAAGGATGCGCGTGACCAGTACGAGACCCGCACGCACAAGCGCGTGCTCGACATCGTCGACCCCAACGACAAGACCGTGGACGCGCTGATGAAGCTCGAGCTCGCGGCTGGCGTCGACGTCCAGATCAAACTGACCTGA
- the rpsL gene encoding 30S ribosomal protein S12, whose translation MATINQLVRKSRSPETYKSTSPALANCPQRRGVCTRVYTTTPKKPNSALRKVAKVRLTNGYEVISYIGGEGHNLQEHSVVLIRGGRVKDLPGVRYHTVRGSLDAAGVAKRKQARSKYGAKRPKG comes from the coding sequence ATGGCAACGATCAACCAGCTGGTGCGGAAGTCGCGCAGCCCCGAAACCTACAAGAGCACTTCGCCCGCGCTGGCGAACTGCCCGCAGCGCCGTGGCGTCTGCACCCGCGTCTACACCACGACCCCGAAGAAGCCGAACTCGGCGCTGCGCAAGGTCGCCAAGGTCCGCCTGACCAATGGCTACGAGGTCATCTCGTACATCGGCGGCGAAGGCCACAACCTGCAGGAGCACTCGGTGGTGCTGATCCGCGGCGGTCGCGTCAAGGATCTGCCGGGTGTGCGTTACCACACCGTTCGCGGTTCGCTCGACGCTGCCGGCGTTGCGAAGCGCAAGCAGGCACGTTCGAAGTACGGCGCAAAGCGTCCGAAGGGCTGA
- the rplN gene encoding 50S ribosomal protein L14 has protein sequence MIQMQSHLDVADNSGAKEVMCIKVLGGSKRRYAAIGDIIKVSVKEAIPRGKVKKGEVYDAVVVRTRKGVRRPDGSLIRFDGNAAVLLNNKQEPIGTRIFGPVTRELRSEKFMKIVSLAPEVL, from the coding sequence ATGATCCAGATGCAGAGCCACCTCGACGTGGCGGACAACAGCGGTGCCAAGGAAGTGATGTGCATCAAGGTGCTCGGCGGCTCCAAGCGCCGCTACGCCGCGATCGGCGACATCATCAAGGTGTCCGTGAAGGAAGCGATTCCGCGTGGCAAGGTCAAGAAGGGCGAAGTCTACGACGCCGTCGTGGTGCGTACCCGCAAGGGTGTGCGCCGTCCCGACGGTTCGCTGATCCGCTTCGATGGCAACGCCGCGGTGTTGCTCAACAACAAGCAGGAGCCGATCGGCACCCGCATCTTCGGGCCCGTGACCCGTGAGCTTCGTTCCGAGAAGTTCATGAAGATCGTGTCGCTCGCTCCCGAAGTGCTCTGA
- the fusA gene encoding elongation factor G: MARTTPIERYRNFGIMAHIDAGKTTTSERILFYTGKSHKIGEVHDGAATMDWMEQEQERGITIQSAATTAFWKGMDKSFPEHRFNIIDTPGHVDFTIEVERSLRVLDGAVFVLCAVGGVQPQSETVWRQANKYHVPRIAFVNKMDRTGANFLKVRDQLKARLGAVPVPMQVPIGAEDGFEGVVDLLKMKAIHWDTASQGLNFEYRDIPAELQAQAEEARAFMVESAAEASEELMDKYLESGELSEDEIVNGLRERTLKTEIVPMFCGTAFKNKGVQAMLDGVIKLLPSPVDVPAVKGVDVDDETKELSRESSDKAPFSALAFKIMTDPFVGSLTFFRVYSGTLNAGDQVYNSVKGKKERIGRLLQMHSNNREEIKEVLAGDIAAAVGLKDVTTGDTLCAQDAPIVLERMSFPEPVISMAVEPKTKSDQEKMGLALGRLAQEDPSFRVRTDEESGQTIISGMGELHLDIIVDRMKREFNVEANVGKPQVAYRETIRKSVKSEGKFVRQSGGKGQFGHVWLEISPQEPGTGYEFENAIVGGVVPKEYIPAVDKGIQEVLANGIMAGYPIVDVKVRLVDGSYHEVDSSEMAFKIAGSMGFKEGFNKASPVLLEPIMKVEVVSPEDYLGDVMGDVSRRRGILQGQDDSPSGKIINAMIPLGEMFGYATQLRSMSQGRATFTMEFDHYAEAPANIAETVTKK, from the coding sequence GTGGCTCGCACGACTCCCATCGAACGCTACCGCAACTTCGGCATCATGGCTCACATCGATGCCGGCAAGACGACCACCTCCGAGCGCATCCTGTTCTACACGGGCAAGAGCCACAAGATCGGCGAGGTGCACGACGGCGCCGCGACCATGGACTGGATGGAGCAGGAGCAGGAGCGTGGCATCACGATCCAGTCCGCGGCGACGACTGCGTTCTGGAAGGGGATGGACAAGTCCTTCCCCGAGCACCGCTTCAACATCATCGACACCCCCGGGCACGTTGACTTCACGATCGAAGTCGAGCGCAGCCTGCGCGTGCTCGACGGCGCAGTGTTCGTGCTGTGTGCGGTCGGTGGCGTGCAGCCGCAGTCGGAGACCGTGTGGCGCCAGGCCAACAAGTACCACGTGCCGCGCATCGCGTTCGTCAACAAGATGGACCGCACGGGCGCCAACTTCCTCAAGGTCCGCGACCAGCTGAAGGCACGCCTGGGTGCGGTGCCGGTGCCGATGCAGGTGCCGATCGGCGCCGAGGACGGCTTCGAGGGCGTGGTCGACCTGCTGAAGATGAAGGCGATCCACTGGGACACCGCGTCCCAGGGTCTGAACTTCGAGTACCGCGACATCCCGGCCGAGCTGCAGGCGCAGGCCGAAGAGGCGCGTGCCTTCATGGTCGAATCGGCCGCCGAGGCCAGCGAAGAGCTGATGGACAAGTACCTGGAGAGCGGTGAGCTGTCCGAGGACGAGATCGTCAACGGCCTGCGCGAGCGCACGCTCAAGACCGAGATCGTGCCGATGTTCTGTGGCACGGCGTTCAAGAACAAGGGCGTCCAGGCGATGCTCGACGGCGTCATCAAGCTGCTGCCGTCGCCGGTCGACGTGCCGGCGGTCAAGGGCGTGGACGTCGACGACGAGACCAAGGAACTGTCGCGCGAGTCGAGCGACAAGGCCCCGTTCTCGGCGCTGGCGTTCAAGATCATGACCGACCCGTTCGTGGGTTCGCTGACGTTCTTCCGCGTCTACTCGGGCACGCTCAACGCCGGTGACCAGGTCTACAACTCGGTCAAGGGCAAGAAGGAGCGCATCGGCCGTCTGTTGCAGATGCACTCCAACAACCGCGAAGAGATCAAGGAAGTGCTGGCCGGCGACATCGCCGCGGCGGTGGGTCTGAAGGACGTCACCACCGGCGACACGCTGTGCGCGCAGGACGCGCCGATCGTGCTCGAGCGCATGAGCTTCCCCGAGCCGGTGATCTCGATGGCCGTCGAGCCCAAGACCAAGTCCGACCAGGAGAAGATGGGCCTGGCGCTCGGTCGCCTGGCGCAGGAGGATCCGTCCTTCCGCGTGCGTACCGACGAAGAGTCGGGCCAGACGATCATCTCGGGCATGGGCGAGCTGCACCTGGACATCATCGTTGACCGCATGAAGCGCGAGTTCAACGTCGAGGCCAATGTCGGCAAGCCGCAGGTGGCCTACCGCGAGACGATCCGCAAGTCGGTCAAGTCCGAAGGCAAGTTCGTGCGGCAGTCGGGCGGTAAGGGCCAGTTCGGTCACGTGTGGCTGGAAATCTCGCCGCAGGAGCCGGGCACCGGTTACGAGTTCGAGAACGCCATCGTCGGCGGCGTCGTGCCCAAGGAGTACATCCCGGCGGTCGACAAGGGCATCCAGGAAGTGCTGGCCAACGGCATCATGGCTGGCTATCCGATCGTCGACGTCAAGGTCCGGCTGGTCGATGGCTCCTACCATGAAGTCGACTCGTCGGAAATGGCGTTCAAGATCGCCGGCTCGATGGGCTTCAAGGAAGGCTTCAACAAGGCCAGCCCGGTGCTGCTCGAGCCGATCATGAAGGTCGAGGTCGTCAGCCCCGAGGACTACCTGGGCGACGTGATGGGCGACGTCAGCCGCCGTCGCGGCATCCTGCAGGGCCAGGACGACAGCCCGTCGGGCAAGATCATCAACGCGATGATCCCGCTGGGCGAGATGTTCGGTTACGCCACCCAGCTGCGCTCGATGTCGCAGGGTCGCGCGACCTTCACGATGGAGTTCGACCACTACGCGGAAGCGCCGGCCAACATCGCCGAGACCGTCACCAAGAAGTAA
- the rplV gene encoding 50S ribosomal protein L22 — MDKATKARLEEQKRARTEVNKRTAILRTARISPQKARLVADQVRGLPVERAVGLLKFSDKKAAHLIKKVVESAIANAENNAGADVDELKIATITVDEGPTLKRFMARAKGRGTRILKRTSHITVVVGEGK; from the coding sequence ATGGACAAGGCAACGAAAGCCCGCCTCGAAGAGCAGAAGCGCGCTCGCACCGAGGTCAACAAGCGCACCGCGATCCTGCGGACCGCGCGCATCTCGCCCCAGAAGGCCCGTCTGGTCGCTGACCAGGTTCGCGGTCTGCCGGTCGAACGCGCCGTCGGCCTGCTGAAGTTCTCGGACAAGAAGGCCGCGCACCTGATCAAGAAGGTCGTCGAATCGGCCATCGCCAACGCCGAGAACAACGCCGGCGCCGATGTCGATGAGCTGAAGATCGCCACCATCACGGTCGACGAAGGTCCGACGCTGAAGCGCTTCATGGCGCGCGCCAAGGGACGCGGTACCCGCATCCTCAAGCGCACCAGCCACATCACCGTCGTCGTGGGAGAGGGCAAGTAA
- the rpmC gene encoding 50S ribosomal protein L29, with the protein MATTKELREKSAEELQSHLLELHKERFSLRMQKATGQLTKTHEARRVRREIARVNTLIGQKK; encoded by the coding sequence ATGGCTACGACCAAGGAACTCCGCGAGAAGTCGGCAGAAGAGCTGCAGTCGCATCTGCTCGAGCTGCACAAGGAGCGTTTCTCGCTCCGCATGCAGAAGGCGACCGGTCAGCTGACCAAGACGCACGAAGCCCGTCGGGTGCGCCGCGAGATCGCGCGCGTCAACACCCTGATCGGCCAGAAGAAGTAA
- the rpsC gene encoding 30S ribosomal protein S3, protein MGHKVHPTGIRLGIAKDWNSKWYAGKKEYAEYLAADLKVREMLRKRLAQAGISKILIERPAKTARVTIHTARPGVVIGKRGEDIEKLRKDVSQMMGVPAHINVTEVRKPELDAQLVAESIAQQLERRIMFRRAMKRAVGNAMRLGALGIKVNVAGRLNGAEIARSEWYREGRVPLHTLRADVDYGFAEAKTTYGIIGIKTWIYKGEIFDFSQVGQEKQDDTPRGERGDRGDRERRGPRREREARD, encoded by the coding sequence ATGGGTCATAAAGTTCATCCCACCGGTATCCGCCTGGGCATCGCCAAGGACTGGAACTCCAAGTGGTACGCCGGCAAGAAGGAATACGCCGAGTACCTCGCCGCCGACCTGAAGGTCCGCGAGATGCTGCGCAAGCGCCTGGCGCAGGCCGGCATCAGCAAGATCCTGATCGAGCGTCCGGCCAAGACCGCTCGCGTGACGATCCACACCGCCCGCCCGGGCGTGGTGATCGGCAAGCGCGGCGAAGACATCGAGAAGCTGCGCAAGGACGTGAGCCAGATGATGGGCGTTCCGGCGCACATCAACGTGACCGAGGTCCGCAAGCCGGAGCTCGACGCGCAGCTGGTCGCCGAGTCGATCGCGCAGCAGCTCGAGCGCCGCATCATGTTCCGTCGCGCGATGAAGCGTGCGGTCGGTAATGCGATGCGCCTGGGCGCGCTGGGCATCAAGGTCAATGTCGCCGGCCGCCTCAACGGCGCCGAGATCGCACGTTCGGAGTGGTACCGCGAAGGTCGCGTGCCGCTGCACACGCTGCGCGCCGACGTCGACTACGGTTTCGCCGAGGCCAAGACGACCTACGGGATCATCGGCATCAAGACCTGGATCTACAAGGGCGAGATCTTCGATTTCTCCCAGGTCGGCCAGGAGAAGCAGGACGACACGCCGCGCGGCGAGCGTGGTGACCGCGGAGACCGCGAGCGCCGTGGTCCGCGTCGTGAACGCGAGGCGAGGGACTAA
- the rpsS gene encoding 30S ribosomal protein S19, whose protein sequence is MARSLKKGPFVDHHLIKKVEAAGTNTKKPIKTWSRRSMVLPEMVGFTIAIHNGKNHIPVLVNENMVGHKLGEFALTRTFKGHGGDKKSGR, encoded by the coding sequence ATGGCACGTTCACTCAAGAAGGGTCCGTTCGTCGACCACCACCTCATCAAGAAGGTCGAGGCCGCCGGCACCAACACCAAGAAGCCGATCAAGACCTGGTCGCGCCGCTCGATGGTCCTGCCGGAAATGGTCGGCTTCACGATCGCCATCCACAACGGCAAGAACCACATTCCGGTGCTCGTCAACGAGAACATGGTTGGCCACAAGCTCGGCGAGTTCGCCCTGACCCGGACGTTCAAGGGTCACGGCGGCGACAAGAAGTCGGGCAGGTAA